In Bacteroidota bacterium, the genomic stretch AATATTTCGTACATGCTATACTTATTCCTCTTTAGGCTTAATGTCTATTTATGTTGTTTACTATATCTATATATCGTCAAGTTAATCTGCTTTTCCCCTAGCCAATGAAGCAAATACACCAATCAAACAAAGGAATGAAAAGGTCAGAAATAAAATTTTCATTGCAATCAGAAAATCAGGAAAATTGGAGGGATTAATGGTTGCCTCACCAATGAATATATTGATCACCAACATGGCTATTCCCATCGAAAACATTTGACCCGTTAAACGCATGGTGCTCAAGCTTGCCGAAGCTATCCCAAGATACTTTTTCTCAACTGAACTCATAACTGCATTGGTATTTGGAGATGAAAATATGCCAAAACCAAAGCCTAATATGATGAGTGACAAAACAATGCTTAGTTGACTGGTATCTGCATTGAAAAAAGCCAAAATGGATAAACCCACAACAGTAATTGCCATACCCAAAGAAGCCAACCAACGTGCATCAACCCGATCAGATAATCGACCTGCCAAAGGTGAAAAAACAGCCATCATAATGGGTTGAGCAACCAATATCAAACCTGCATCCCGTGGACTCAATCCTTTCACAAATTGCAAATACAAGCTTAGCATAAAGGTAATTGCAAAAGTGGCACTATAGTTTATTAAAGCAGCCATATTGGAAAAGGCAAAAACTCTGTTTTTAGTAAATAATCTCAAATCCAAAACCGGATAATCGAGTTTTCTCTCTAATAAAATAAATGCTACTAACACAAGTAAACCTAGCGATAAAAACACATAACCACTTTGAGAAGGCATTCGGGAAAGGCCATACATTATGCCAAATAAAGATGCAGCATAAATAATCGATCCAATCCAGTCAAACTTTTCTCCTTTTGCTTCGGCCCATTCTCCTTTCAGTTTAAAAATAACTA encodes the following:
- a CDS encoding MFS transporter, which codes for VIFKLKGEWAEAKGEKFDWIGSIIYAASLFGIMYGLSRMPSQSGYVFLSLGLLVLVAFILLERKLDYPVLDLRLFTKNRVFAFSNMAALINYSATFAITFMLSLYLQFVKGLSPRDAGLILVAQPIMMAVFSPLAGRLSDRVDARWLASLGMAITVVGLSILAFFNADTSQLSIVLSLIILGFGFGIFSSPNTNAVMSSVEKKYLGIASASLSTMRLTGQMFSMGIAMLVINIFIGEATINPSNFPDFLIAMKILFLTFSFLCLIGVFASLARGKAD